The following is a genomic window from Bacteroidales bacterium.
TGAATATATTTCTGAAGAAGGCTGAATCTGCGAAGACATCGGTAATTCCCCTCCTGGTAATGGCAGTCGCCGGGGTGACAGCCGCAAACCAACACTCCGTCAGCTCCTCGTTTAAATGCCCGGAGTATGAAAGTGGGCTCTATGCGGCCTGAGCACATTACCCGGATTGCCCGGACATTAGGTTTATACTCCATCCTTGACGTACCTGCAAGGTCTGCGCCCGTATATGAGCACCAATTGCAAAGAAATGCGACAATTTCGGGTTTGAATTCCATGTTACTATTTCTATATATAAATGATTGTTAAATATATAACAGGTAAATATACATAAGAATTTAAGAAAAATCAAATCAAATATTTTAATATCTATTTTAGGTTGCTAAGAAAATTACCTTCTGAAATGCTGAAACAGTGGAACAGCGAAACAATCCTTCCCTTATTTATAACCTTTTTAAATTTCATTCCGGTCAATTCATATAGCTTATAAACTATTTTACATTTATTTGGATTTCAGCTATTTAATCCTTTAAAGCCTTTCCGCAAAGTTTCGAAAGACCTTTTTAAATTCAAAAAAAATTTTATCTTCGCCTCTTTTAAATCTAAATTGTTAATAAATTAACATTGACTTTTTTTCATATGAAGAAATCCCTTTTCCTCTTCTCGC
Proteins encoded in this region:
- a CDS encoding hydrogenase iron-sulfur subunit, whose product is MEFKPEIVAFLCNWCSYTGADLAGTSRMEYKPNVRAIRVMCSGRIEPTFILRAFKRGADGVLVCGCHPGDCHYQEGNYRCLRRFSLLQKYIQQMGIETERMKLEWISASEGKQFAELANSFTETIRELGPCKIKETLEVFT